In a single window of the bacterium genome:
- a CDS encoding IS5 family transposase (programmed frameshift) → MDLTDAQWQILEPVFRPRRRPDGRGRPWHDTRAVVNGVLWVLRTGAPWHDLPGRYPPYQTCHRRFQHWQRTGLLRRLLRRLAEDLRDRGHLDLTEAFIDASFSSAKKGAPAIGPTRRGKGSKIMAICDGHGLPLAVHVASASPGETTLVDATLAARFIRALPTRLIGDRGYDSDPLDRHLADDFGIALIAPNRSNRRTRTQDGRPLRRYRRRWKIERLFAWFHNSRRIVTRWERDPANFLGMIHLASAVILLRAFMR, encoded by the exons ATGGACCTCACCGATGCTCAATGGCAGATCCTCGAACCGGTGTTTCGGCCGCGTCGCCGTCCCGATGGCCGCGGTCGGCCCTGGCACGACACGCGCGCGGTGGTGAACGGCGTGCTCTGGGTGCTCCGCACCGGCGCGCCCTGGCACGACCTGCCGGGCCGCTATCCGCCGTACCAGACGTGTCATCGGCGGTTTCAGCACTGGCAGCGGACCGGACTCCTGCGCCGCTTGTTGCGGCGACTCGCCGAGGATCTGCGCGACCGGGGCCACCTGGATCTCACCGAAGCCTTCATCGACGCCAGCTTCAGCTCGGCGAAAAAGGGGGCCC CTGCCATCGGTCCTACTCGCCGCGGTAAAGGGAGCAAGATCATGGCGATCTGCGACGGCCATGGTCTTCCTCTCGCCGTGCACGTGGCCAGCGCTTCGCCCGGAGAGACCACGCTCGTCGACGCCACGCTCGCGGCGCGGTTCATCCGCGCCCTCCCGACGCGCCTGATCGGCGACCGCGGCTACGACAGCGATCCGCTCGATCGCCATCTCGCCGATGACTTCGGCATTGCGCTGATTGCGCCGAACCGGTCGAACCGCCGGACGCGGACACAAGATGGCCGCCCGCTCCGACGCTACCGCCGCCGGTGGAAGATCGAACGGCTGTTTGCCTGGTTCCATAATTCGCGCCGAATCGTCACACGCTGGGAACGCGACCCCGCCAACTTCCTCGGGATGATTCACCTCGCGTCGGCCGTGATCCTCCTGAGGGCATTTATGAGA